In Methanosarcina siciliae T4/M, one genomic interval encodes:
- the frhA gene encoding coenzyme F420 hydrogenase subunit alpha, with translation MTKVVEISPTTRHEGHSKLTLKVNDRGIVERGDWLSITPVRGIEKLAIGKTMEQVPKIASRVCGICPIPHTLASIEAMETSIGCEIPTDAKLLRVILHAANRLHSHALHNILILPDFYLPGKETKINPFSKEQPFRSVAERIFRIREIAQTIIAVAGGEAIHPSNPRVGGMYRNVSPRAKQKMADLAKEGLVLAHEQMEFMLEVIRNMQNRGFTDVAGKEIPIPRNLGYHNQGVMATAPMYGSSSLDEKPMWDFARWKDTQPWDWYMGEVIIDLEDPSYPIGGTTKVGTKANPRMEACNTVPTYDGQPVEVGPRARLATFKNFTEKGTFAQHIARQLEYPNCFYTILKCLDNLDTSGKVLADHIPRGDGSMGWAANEAPRGTDVHIARVKGGQVLWYEMLVPTTWNLPTCSRALAGAPWQIAEMVVRAYDPCVACATHMIVTDEENRIVARKLMQW, from the coding sequence TTGACGAAAGTTGTAGAGATCTCTCCGACAACTAGACATGAAGGCCACTCCAAGCTCACCCTGAAGGTGAATGATCGGGGTATCGTCGAGCGAGGAGACTGGCTCTCCATCACCCCGGTAAGGGGTATTGAGAAGCTCGCTATAGGTAAGACGATGGAACAGGTTCCGAAGATTGCATCTCGGGTCTGTGGTATCTGTCCCATTCCCCACACCCTGGCAAGCATCGAGGCTATGGAGACCTCGATTGGCTGCGAAATCCCCACGGATGCAAAGCTCCTGCGGGTCATTCTCCATGCCGCGAACCGCCTCCACAGCCATGCCCTGCACAATATCCTGATCCTCCCGGACTTTTACCTACCCGGGAAGGAGACGAAGATCAACCCGTTTTCCAAGGAGCAGCCTTTCAGGAGCGTTGCGGAGAGGATTTTCCGCATCCGTGAGATTGCACAGACCATTATAGCCGTCGCAGGCGGCGAGGCGATCCACCCCTCCAATCCGAGGGTCGGCGGCATGTACCGCAACGTGAGCCCCCGGGCAAAGCAGAAGATGGCAGACCTGGCAAAGGAAGGCCTCGTCCTTGCCCACGAGCAGATGGAGTTCATGCTAGAGGTCATCAGGAACATGCAGAATAGGGGGTTCACCGATGTCGCGGGTAAGGAGATCCCGATTCCCAGGAATCTCGGGTACCACAACCAGGGGGTCATGGCCACAGCTCCTATGTACGGCTCATCCAGTCTGGACGAGAAGCCCATGTGGGACTTTGCCCGGTGGAAAGATACCCAACCATGGGATTGGTACATGGGTGAGGTTATCATCGATCTTGAGGATCCGAGCTACCCGATCGGCGGCACTACGAAGGTCGGCACTAAAGCCAATCCCCGGATGGAGGCCTGCAACACCGTTCCGACATACGACGGCCAGCCGGTTGAGGTCGGTCCGAGAGCAAGACTCGCTACTTTCAAGAACTTCACCGAGAAGGGCACCTTCGCCCAGCACATCGCCAGGCAGCTGGAGTACCCCAACTGCTTCTACACCATCCTCAAGTGCCTTGACAACCTGGATACTTCGGGCAAGGTCCTCGCCGACCACATCCCCCGGGGAGACGGGTCCATGGGCTGGGCTGCAAACGAGGCCCCACGCGGAACCGATGTCCACATCGCGCGGGTGAAGGGCGGGCAGGTTCTGTGGTATGAGATGCTTGTGCCCACAACCTGGAACCTCCCTACCTGTAGCCGCGCTCTGGCGGGAGCGCCCTGGCAGATCGCCGAGATGGTTGTCCGGGCCTATGACCCGTGCGTCGCGTGCGCAACCCACATGATCGTAACGGACGAGGAGAACAGGATAGTCGCCCGGAAGCTCATGCAGTGGTGA
- the katG gene encoding catalase/peroxidase HPI — MTDDRKNSVMDRTSKLETGRGTSNRDWWPNQLKIEILHQHSPKSNPMGEGFNYAKEFKSLDLAAVKKDLAELMTDSQDWWPADFGHYGPLLIRMAWHSAGTYRAGDGRGGGGRGQQRFAPLNSWPDNVNLDKARRLLWPIKQKYGRKISWADLMILAGNVAMETMGFKTFGFGGGREDVWEPDQDVYWGSEDTWLGGDERYTGDRDLENPLAAVQMGLIYVNPEGPNGNPDPIEAAKDIREVFARMAMNDEETVALIAGGHAFGKTHGAGPASHVGPEPEAAGIEEQGLGWKSSFGTGKGGDTITSGLEVTWTNTPTRWSNNFFRILFSYEWELTKSPAGAYQWQPKDGAGTGMIPDAHDPSKRHMPTMLTTDLSLRFDPAYEKISRHFYENPDQLADAFARAWFKLTHRDMGPRTRYLGPEVPAEELIWQDPIPAVNHKLIDEKDISSLKDRILASGLSISQLVSTAWASASTFRGSDKRGGANGARIRLAPQKDWEVNQPAELAKVLNTLEGIQSEFNSAASGGKKVSLADLIVLAGCAGVEQAAKNAGHDVTVPFLPGRMDASQEQTDVASFALLEPLADGFRNYLKAQYTVSAEALLVDKAQLLTLTAPEMTVLVGGMRVLNTNFGQTQHGVFTQKPEALTNDFFVNLLDIETEWKAVSDAKDMFEGCDRKTGEVKWTGSRVDLIFGSNSQLRALAEVYGSADAQQKFVQDFVAAWAKVMNLDRFDLA; from the coding sequence ATGACTGACGACAGAAAGAATTCTGTAATGGACAGAACAAGCAAACTAGAAACCGGCAGAGGCACATCGAACCGCGATTGGTGGCCGAACCAGTTGAAGATCGAGATCCTGCACCAGCATTCCCCCAAGTCCAACCCGATGGGAGAGGGCTTCAACTACGCGAAAGAGTTCAAGAGCCTTGATCTAGCGGCTGTGAAAAAAGATCTTGCGGAGCTGATGACCGATTCGCAGGACTGGTGGCCGGCGGATTTTGGCCATTATGGCCCTTTACTCATTCGCATGGCGTGGCACAGCGCAGGCACTTATCGCGCCGGTGACGGCCGCGGCGGTGGCGGTAGAGGCCAGCAACGCTTCGCGCCGCTCAACAGTTGGCCGGACAACGTCAACCTGGACAAAGCGCGTCGCTTGCTCTGGCCGATCAAGCAGAAGTATGGCCGGAAAATTTCATGGGCCGACCTTATGATTCTTGCGGGCAACGTCGCCATGGAAACTATGGGATTCAAAACATTTGGTTTCGGAGGCGGTCGCGAGGACGTCTGGGAGCCGGATCAGGACGTCTATTGGGGCTCTGAGGACACGTGGTTGGGGGGTGATGAACGCTACACCGGCGACCGGGACCTCGAAAATCCACTCGCTGCCGTGCAGATGGGACTGATCTATGTCAATCCGGAAGGGCCGAACGGCAACCCGGATCCAATAGAGGCGGCCAAAGATATCCGTGAGGTTTTCGCTCGCATGGCCATGAACGACGAAGAGACCGTTGCGCTCATCGCTGGCGGCCACGCCTTCGGAAAAACCCACGGTGCCGGCCCTGCGTCCCATGTAGGACCTGAGCCAGAAGCGGCCGGTATCGAGGAGCAAGGCCTCGGTTGGAAGAGTAGCTTTGGCACCGGCAAAGGAGGGGACACAATCACCAGCGGGCTGGAGGTCACCTGGACCAACACGCCAACGAGATGGAGTAACAACTTCTTCAGGATCCTGTTCAGCTACGAATGGGAACTGACGAAGAGCCCGGCCGGTGCATATCAGTGGCAACCGAAGGATGGTGCAGGCACCGGCATGATTCCTGATGCCCATGACCCTTCCAAGCGTCATATGCCAACCATGCTGACCACTGATCTTTCCTTGAGATTCGACCCCGCCTACGAAAAGATTTCAAGGCACTTCTACGAGAACCCGGATCAATTAGCAGATGCATTCGCCCGCGCATGGTTTAAGCTAACGCACCGCGATATGGGTCCGCGCACCCGCTATCTTGGCCCGGAAGTTCCTGCCGAAGAGCTCATCTGGCAAGACCCTATCCCCGCAGTCAATCACAAGTTGATCGATGAGAAGGACATTTCCTCCCTCAAGGACAGGATCCTCGCCTCTGGGCTATCAATCTCGCAACTGGTTTCGACCGCCTGGGCGTCGGCGTCCACCTTCCGTGGCTCCGACAAGCGTGGCGGTGCGAATGGTGCACGAATTCGCCTCGCCCCACAGAAGGATTGGGAAGTAAACCAGCCAGCCGAACTGGCGAAAGTGCTGAACACTCTCGAAGGTATCCAGAGCGAGTTTAACAGCGCGGCCTCCGGCGGCAAGAAGGTCTCGCTTGCTGACCTGATAGTTCTGGCTGGTTGTGCAGGCGTCGAGCAGGCTGCGAAGAATGCCGGTCATGATGTGACTGTTCCCTTCTTGCCGGGGCGGATGGATGCCTCGCAGGAGCAGACTGATGTTGCCTCCTTCGCCTTGCTCGAACCGCTCGCGGATGGCTTCCGCAACTACCTCAAGGCCCAATACACCGTATCAGCTGAGGCGTTGCTGGTTGACAAGGCGCAATTGCTGACGTTGACCGCTCCCGAGATGACGGTGCTCGTTGGTGGTATGCGCGTGCTGAATACCAACTTCGGACAGACCCAGCATGGCGTTTTTACCCAGAAGCCGGAAGCTCTAACCAATGACTTCTTCGTGAACCTTCTCGACATAGAAACGGAGTGGAAGGCGGTATCGGACGCAAAGGACATGTTTGAAGGATGCGATCGCAAGACTGGCGAAGTCAAGTGGACCGGCTCGCGTGTTGATCTCATCTTCGGTTCTAACTCCCAGCTCCGGGCCCTAGCCGAGGTTTACGGAAGCGCAGACGCGCAGCAGAAGTTTGTCCAGGACTTCGTGGCGGCCTGGGCCAAGGTAATGAACCTTGATCGCTTCGACCTCGCCTGA
- a CDS encoding Fur family transcriptional regulator, with protein MTSLQDSDSYIIKALRGKGYKATPQRIAIGRFVLHNHAHPTAQRIYNEVKKIYPTVSLATVYKTIQILKDVGLIQELNLEKDQARFDPNMEPHAHLVCLQCKSISDCTDPMISEIVDRMSNKADFSAGEWNFDVYGICSNCRLKKSLCDK; from the coding sequence ATGACTAGCCTTCAGGACTCAGACTCATACATAATCAAAGCTCTCCGCGGAAAAGGATACAAGGCTACGCCCCAGAGAATAGCGATCGGTCGATTTGTTCTCCACAATCATGCCCACCCAACGGCTCAGAGAATTTATAACGAAGTCAAGAAAATCTATCCAACAGTCAGTCTTGCAACAGTTTATAAAACGATTCAAATCTTGAAAGATGTTGGTTTGATCCAGGAACTGAATTTAGAGAAAGATCAGGCCAGATTTGATCCCAATATGGAGCCACATGCCCATCTGGTTTGCCTCCAGTGCAAAAGCATCAGTGACTGCACAGACCCGATGATTTCTGAAATTGTGGACCGGATGTCAAATAAAGCGGATTTTTCTGCTGGGGAATGGAATTTTGACGTATATGGCATTTGCAGCAACTGCAGACTGAAAAAAAGTTTATGTGACAAGTAG
- the frhG gene encoding coenzyme F420 hydrogenase subunit gamma, whose translation MANKIKLGHVHFSGCTGCLVSVADIYQGLLKILDDYADLVYALTLVDVRHIPEMDVALVEGSVCIQDHESVEDIKETRKKSRIVVALGSCATYGNITRFCRGGQHNQPQHESFLPIGDLIDVDVYIPGCPPSPELIRNVTVMAYLLLGGNEEQKALAGRYLKPLMALAKRGTTGCFCDLMNDVINQGLCIGCGTCAAACPVRAITHEFGKPQGDLNLCVKCGSCYGACPRSFFNFDVIPEFESISELIADVLK comes from the coding sequence GTGGCAAACAAGATCAAGCTCGGGCATGTGCACTTTAGCGGCTGTACCGGCTGCCTCGTGTCCGTGGCCGATATCTACCAGGGACTTCTCAAAATCCTGGACGACTACGCCGACCTCGTCTACGCCCTCACGCTCGTCGACGTCCGACATATCCCGGAGATGGACGTGGCGCTCGTCGAGGGATCGGTCTGCATCCAGGACCATGAATCGGTGGAGGATATCAAGGAGACGCGAAAGAAGTCCAGGATCGTGGTGGCCCTCGGCTCCTGCGCAACCTACGGGAACATCACACGGTTCTGCCGCGGAGGACAGCACAACCAGCCCCAGCATGAGTCCTTCCTCCCTATCGGGGATCTCATTGACGTGGATGTCTACATCCCCGGATGTCCCCCGAGCCCGGAGCTAATAAGGAACGTCACTGTCATGGCGTACCTGCTCCTGGGGGGAAATGAGGAACAGAAGGCCCTTGCGGGCAGGTACTTAAAGCCCCTCATGGCCCTTGCGAAGCGAGGCACAACCGGATGTTTCTGCGACCTGATGAACGACGTGATCAACCAGGGCCTCTGCATAGGCTGCGGCACCTGCGCTGCAGCCTGTCCCGTGCGGGCTATCACCCACGAGTTCGGGAAGCCGCAGGGTGACCTTAACCTCTGCGTCAAGTGCGGCTCCTGCTATGGCGCCTGCCCGAGGTCGTTCTTCAACTTCGACGTGATTCCTGAATTCGAGAGTATCAGCGAACTAATCGCAGACGTGCTTAAGTGA
- a CDS encoding CDGSH iron-sulfur domain-containing protein, whose protein sequence is MAVNEKEMRIKIIKDGPYRVTGKVPFLEQVIVTDDAGHTRDLIDIKEYPRRESYILCRCGSSEKKPFCDGTHRKIGFDGSETASRKPYLEKAETFEGPDLKLTDAPELCDHSRFCQRSGGIRNLIQKSDDPEAQQTAIEEAMICPSGRLVLWDKKTGKPFEKKFEPSIVLVHDRQKSCEGPLWVRGGVLIESADGSMYESRNRVTLCRCGKSENKPYCDGSHWMNSQQKLEFRKKWGLE, encoded by the coding sequence ATGGCAGTCAATGAGAAAGAAATGAGGATTAAGATAATAAAAGACGGACCGTATCGGGTTACAGGTAAAGTGCCGTTTTTAGAACAGGTAATTGTCACCGATGACGCCGGCCACACAAGAGATTTAATTGATATAAAGGAATACCCCCGGCGGGAATCCTATATTTTGTGCCGCTGTGGCTCATCAGAAAAAAAGCCCTTCTGTGATGGGACCCACCGCAAGATCGGTTTTGACGGTAGTGAAACAGCCAGTAGAAAGCCTTACCTGGAGAAAGCGGAAACTTTTGAAGGTCCTGATCTAAAACTCACCGATGCCCCCGAGCTCTGCGATCATTCCCGTTTCTGCCAGCGGTCTGGCGGAATAAGGAATCTCATACAAAAATCAGACGACCCGGAAGCCCAACAAACCGCCATAGAGGAAGCCATGATCTGCCCGTCGGGACGGCTGGTCCTGTGGGACAAGAAAACAGGCAAACCCTTTGAAAAAAAATTTGAACCATCTATTGTACTGGTTCACGACAGACAAAAAAGTTGTGAAGGCCCTCTCTGGGTTCGAGGCGGTGTCCTCATCGAATCTGCAGATGGCAGCATGTACGAATCCCGGAACAGAGTAACCCTCTGCCGCTGTGGGAAGTCAGAGAACAAGCCCTATTGTGACGGCAGCCACTGGATGAATAGCCAGCAGAAGCTCGAGTTCAGGAAAAAATGGGGCCTGGAATGA
- a CDS encoding ABC transporter ATP-binding protein encodes MENEGKPELEMETALEKNGDIIIEGIEIVRTFKMGDVQVRALRGVNVKIRRGEFVAIMGPSGSGKTTLLNQLGLLDTPNSGKVVIDNTDTSLMSDKEKGKFRLHNLGYVFQDYALLPELDASENVYISLMMQGKTKEECESAASEILKAVGLGDRLHQLPSKMSGGQQQRVSIARALAHSPRVLFADEPCANLDSQTSREVLDLFKKFNTEKDQTIVMVTHEEWHAAYADRVIRLKDGVVEERT; translated from the coding sequence ATGGAAAATGAAGGGAAGCCTGAACTTGAAATGGAAACAGCTCTCGAAAAGAACGGCGACATAATTATTGAAGGAATAGAAATAGTCCGGACCTTCAAAATGGGAGACGTACAGGTAAGGGCGCTCCGGGGAGTAAATGTAAAAATCAGGAGAGGAGAGTTCGTTGCAATCATGGGTCCCAGCGGTTCCGGAAAAACCACTCTCTTAAACCAGCTGGGGCTTCTCGATACCCCCAACTCCGGGAAAGTCGTTATAGATAATACAGACACCTCCCTCATGTCTGACAAAGAAAAAGGCAAATTCCGCCTCCATAACCTGGGATACGTTTTTCAGGACTATGCCCTCCTGCCGGAACTTGATGCCTCCGAAAATGTATATATTTCCCTTATGATGCAGGGTAAAACAAAAGAAGAATGCGAATCAGCAGCATCAGAAATCCTCAAAGCCGTCGGCCTTGGCGACCGCCTGCACCAGCTTCCCTCAAAAATGAGCGGCGGCCAGCAGCAGCGAGTCTCTATTGCCCGCGCCCTTGCCCATTCCCCAAGAGTCCTGTTCGCAGACGAACCCTGCGCGAACCTGGACTCTCAAACCTCAAGAGAAGTACTCGACCTTTTCAAGAAGTTCAATACGGAAAAAGACCAGACGATAGTAATGGTCACGCATGAAGAATGGCACGCTGCATACGCTGATAGGGTGATCAGGTTAAAAGACGGGGTCGTGGAAGAGCGAACTTAA
- the frhD gene encoding coenzyme F420-reducing hydrogenase, FrhD protein has translation MASLYSEIVVAGCGNPLYADDGFGPAVVESLKGLELPENVTVVDAGLGGPHFIFTLLNPESTKTLIIVDIADFGGEPGELRWLFVDELPVGSHRDAHSWDLTEPLQYIKDDIRVRVLACQKKYVSAPEMIIGITDEVQRAIPDAVSEILKEIGMNYVIA, from the coding sequence ATGGCTTCGCTGTACTCTGAGATCGTGGTGGCAGGCTGCGGTAACCCTCTCTATGCGGATGATGGGTTCGGACCCGCAGTCGTGGAGAGTCTCAAGGGACTTGAGCTTCCCGAGAACGTCACGGTCGTTGACGCGGGGCTCGGGGGCCCCCATTTCATCTTTACTCTCCTCAATCCCGAGTCCACGAAGACTCTTATCATCGTGGACATCGCGGACTTCGGAGGGGAACCCGGCGAACTCAGGTGGCTCTTCGTGGACGAGCTCCCCGTCGGGAGCCACCGGGACGCCCACTCCTGGGATCTGACCGAGCCGCTCCAGTACATCAAGGATGATATCCGGGTCCGGGTCCTTGCATGCCAGAAGAAGTACGTTTCTGCCCCTGAGATGATCATCGGGATTACAGATGAGGTACAGAGAGCCATTCCGGACGCTGTATCCGAGATACTGAAGGAAATCGGGATGAATTATGTAATTGCTTAA
- a CDS encoding ABC transporter permease, which produces MLEKAKVSFFLASRSITRGNKGITIFTVFVLTLIFIQLVLFSSILAGVTLKFNELMVDYQTGNVVIEPKEEEHYIEDASALQKKIESLPRVVGTSARLKTTGTFRYKEKEIGGTVYGIDPADESFVTGLEGAVISGEFLSRPDRGEIILGREVSGGYGALMESRSLGGVEVGDTIELTISGKTREFRVKGIYTTLFFLADSGAYISRADMEEMLGVENKDYAQEIAVKTTPGTDEYETRTALMSLGIKENIRTWHEFAGILRLIENTLGLVRNIMNAIGLLIAFVIIFVVIYVNIVNKKRQIGVQKAIGIEQNVIVASFVLQAMLYAGTGIILGYAFMRFGLVPYTVSHPLQVPLGAMSLKLDDAEAIDRAVLLFLASVIGSVIPAYKLAQKDLLELIWGK; this is translated from the coding sequence ATGCTTGAAAAGGCTAAAGTCTCCTTTTTTCTTGCCAGCCGTTCAATTACTCGCGGCAACAAAGGGATTACAATCTTTACGGTCTTCGTGCTGACCCTGATATTTATTCAGCTTGTGCTTTTCTCAAGTATTTTGGCAGGAGTTACGCTCAAATTCAATGAGCTGATGGTGGACTACCAGACAGGGAACGTGGTGATCGAGCCAAAAGAAGAGGAACATTATATAGAGGATGCATCAGCCCTGCAGAAAAAGATCGAAAGTCTCCCCCGGGTGGTAGGGACTTCGGCCCGCCTGAAGACCACAGGAACCTTCCGCTACAAAGAAAAAGAGATCGGAGGTACGGTTTACGGGATTGACCCTGCGGATGAATCCTTTGTAACCGGACTTGAGGGGGCCGTAATAAGCGGGGAGTTTCTCAGCAGGCCCGACAGAGGCGAGATTATTCTGGGCAGGGAGGTTTCTGGAGGTTACGGTGCCCTGATGGAATCAAGGTCTCTTGGCGGTGTGGAGGTTGGAGACACCATAGAACTTACCATAAGCGGAAAAACCAGGGAATTCAGGGTCAAAGGGATCTATACTACCCTTTTTTTCCTTGCCGACTCCGGAGCCTACATCAGCCGCGCTGACATGGAAGAGATGCTGGGAGTGGAAAACAAGGATTATGCTCAGGAAATAGCTGTCAAGACCACCCCGGGCACGGATGAATATGAGACCCGCACGGCCCTGATGTCCCTCGGTATAAAGGAAAATATCCGTACCTGGCATGAGTTTGCAGGCATCCTCCGCCTCATTGAAAACACCCTGGGCCTTGTCAGGAACATTATGAACGCAATAGGCCTTTTGATAGCGTTTGTGATTATCTTCGTGGTAATTTATGTTAATATAGTGAATAAGAAACGGCAGATCGGGGTCCAGAAAGCAATAGGGATAGAACAGAATGTGATTGTTGCTTCTTTCGTGCTTCAGGCAATGCTCTACGCCGGCACAGGGATCATACTCGGCTATGCTTTTATGCGTTTCGGACTTGTTCCTTACACGGTTTCTCACCCTCTCCAGGTCCCCCTGGGTGCTATGAGTCTGAAACTTGACGATGCCGAAGCTATAGACAGGGCAGTCCTGCTTTTCCTTGCTTCCGTAATAGGCTCCGTAATCCCGGCGTATAAACTGGCCCAGAAAGATCTTCTTGAACTTATCTGGGGGAAGTGA
- the frhB gene encoding coenzyme F420 hydrogenase subunit beta, with protein sequence MVSDPYLGKYTTCVSARSTDREILKKAQDGGIATTIMVYALEEGIIDGAIVAGEGDLPWKPGPFVAMSRKDILKAQRAKYNISPQISWLKEATRAFGLDSVGVTGVCCQIQAVRKAQLYPINMRDVPGKISLAVGLFCMENFLYDSIQAIVEDHTNQSLSSVKKMRIGKGKFQVYTERGNVASTPLKPIHKYGQPGCYVCLDYVSNLADISTGSVGSPDGWSTVFVRTRAGNDIWSKAVETGLFETKPIEEVKPGLELVMKLAKVKLDGNRKTLEERRNFGVNKALRDPYA encoded by the coding sequence ATGGTTTCGGATCCGTATCTCGGAAAATACACGACCTGCGTCTCGGCACGGAGCACGGACAGGGAGATCCTGAAGAAGGCACAGGACGGCGGCATCGCCACCACCATCATGGTCTATGCCCTTGAAGAAGGGATCATCGACGGGGCCATTGTGGCAGGTGAGGGCGACCTGCCCTGGAAGCCCGGGCCTTTCGTCGCGATGAGCCGCAAGGATATCCTCAAGGCACAGAGGGCTAAGTACAACATCAGCCCCCAGATTTCCTGGCTCAAGGAGGCGACCCGGGCCTTCGGTCTTGACAGTGTCGGGGTCACCGGCGTCTGCTGCCAGATACAGGCGGTCAGGAAGGCTCAGCTCTATCCCATCAATATGCGGGATGTCCCCGGCAAGATCTCCCTCGCAGTAGGGCTCTTCTGCATGGAGAACTTCCTATACGATTCCATACAGGCCATTGTCGAGGACCACACGAACCAGAGCCTCAGCTCCGTAAAGAAGATGAGGATCGGGAAGGGTAAGTTCCAGGTCTATACCGAGCGCGGGAACGTAGCCAGCACGCCGCTCAAACCGATCCATAAATACGGGCAGCCAGGTTGCTACGTCTGCCTCGATTATGTCTCCAACCTCGCTGACATCTCGACCGGCTCGGTCGGGAGCCCCGACGGCTGGTCCACGGTCTTCGTCCGCACCAGGGCGGGAAATGACATCTGGTCCAAAGCAGTCGAAACAGGCCTTTTCGAGACAAAGCCCATCGAGGAGGTCAAACCCGGCCTGGAGCTCGTCATGAAGCTTGCAAAGGTAAAGCTCGACGGGAACCGGAAGACCCTTGAGGAACGCAGGAATTTCGGAGTTAATAAGGCGTTAAGGGACCCTTACGCTTAG